In a genomic window of Punica granatum isolate Tunisia-2019 chromosome 6, ASM765513v2, whole genome shotgun sequence:
- the LOC116210552 gene encoding 60S ribosomal protein L30: MVAAKKTKKTHESINNRLALVMKSGKYTLGYKTVLKSLRSSKGKLIIIANNCPPLRKSEIEYYAMLAKVGVHHYNGNNVDLGTACGKYYRVCCLSIIDPGDSDIIKSVPGDH, translated from the exons ATGGTGGCCGCCAAGAAGACC AAGAAGACCCATGAGAGCATCAACAACAGGCTCGCTCTCGTCATGAAGAGTGGGAAGTATACCTTGGGGTACAAAACCGTCCTCAAGTCCCTCAGGAGCTCCAAAG GTAAGCTCATCATCATTGCCAACAACTGCCCGCCTCTCCGCAAGTCTGAGATAGAATACTACGCGATGTTGGCGAAGGTTGGAGTCCACCACTACAATGGAA ACAACGTAGACCTCGGCACAGCTTGCGGGAAATACTACAGGGTATGCTGCCTGAGCATTATTGACCCTG GCGATTCCGATATCATCAAGAGCGTGCCAGGCGACCATTAG
- the LOC116210547 gene encoding serrate RNA effector molecule gives MAEVMNLPVESLDRPDGNEKPADDPEKSSSPTQLEPPPQQPQQQPQPPPPPRRRDRDSRERRDERDPDRPPSRRDYYDRNQSPPPRDRDRGYKRRGSSSPPPYRDRRRSPPPPYKRSRREDGGYEGRRGSPRGGFGPGDRRFGYDYGFDGGRYGEERGRYMGRSAGGYPPEWEGRGGYGDGPGVTREGLMSYKQFIQELEDDILPSEAERRYQEYRSEYISTQKRAYFDAHKDEDWLRDKYHPTNLVGVIERRNELARKNAKDFLLDLQSGALDLGPGTNATPPNKSGQASDPNSDEEVDGSGKRRRHGRGAARDTDLISSAPKAHPVSSEPRRIQVDVEQAQALVRKLDSEKGIDDNILGGSDNDKMSRDKSHGGSSGPVIIIRGLTSVKGLEGAELLDTLITYLWRIHGLDYYGMTETSEPKGLRHIRPEGKGPDAAGNGPEWEKKLDVRWQERLKSQDPLEIMTAKEKIEAAAVEVLDPYVRKIRDEKYGWKYGCGAKGCTKLFHAAEFVHKHLKLKHPELVMEVTAKVREELYFQNYMNDPDAPGGQPVMQQTIARDRMQRRRLGLEGRLRDDRGLRRDREGRPVGGERFDRSDNPQSGDLQSDKDGADGGNGDDPMFDTFGGQGLHVAPFGSEIPPPPVLMPVPGAGPLGPFVPAPPEVAMQMLREQGGPPPFEGGGRNGRAGPAPIIASFPGFRQDPRRLRSYQDLDAPEDEVTVIDYRSL, from the exons ATGGCGGAGGTCATGAACTTGCCGGTGGAATCTCTCGACCGTCCCGACGGCAATGAGAAGCCCGCCGACGATCCGGAGAAATCTTCTTCCCCTACCCAGCTTGAACCGCCTCCGCAGCAGCCGCAGCAGCAGCCCCAGCCGCCGCCGCCTCCGAGGAGGCGCGACCGGGATTCCCGGGAGAGGAGGGACGAGCGGGACCCAGACCGCCCTCCCTCCCGCCGTGACTACTACGATCGCAACCAGTCGCCTCCACCGAGGGATAGGGACAGAGGGTACAAGCGCCGGGGGAGCTCGAGCCCTCCGCCCTACAGGGACCGCAGGAGGTCTCCCCCGCCGCCTTACAAGCGGTCGAGGAGGGAGGATGGGGGGTATGAAGGCAGGAGAGGGAGCCCTCGGGGCGGATTTGGACCTGGAGATAGGAG GTTCGGCTATGATTATGGCTTTGATGGGGGCAGATATGGTGAAGAAAGGGGCCGGTACATGGGCCGCTCAGCTGGAGGCTACCCACCTG AATGGGAGGGTCGTGGTGGCTATGGTGATGGTCCTGGCGTAACGAG GGAAGGGCTGATGTCATACAAGCAGTTCATCCAGGAGCTCGAAGATGATATTTTGCCCTCAGAAGCTGAACGCAG ATACCAAGAATATAGATCAGAGTACATTTCAACTCAGAAAAGAGCCTATTTTGATGCCCATAAAGACGAAGACTG GCTGAGAGATAAATATCATCCGACAAATTTAGTGGGTGTTATAGAAAG GAGGAATGAACTTGCAAGGAAGAATGCAAAGGATTTTTTGCTCGATTTGCAGAGTGGAGCATTGGACTT GGGCCCAGGAACCAACGCCACACCCCCAAACAAATCTGGGCAGGCTAGTGACCCTAATTCTGATGAGGAAGTAGATGGAAGTGGCAAAAGAAGACGTCATGGTAGAGGTGCAGCAAGAGATACTGACCTCATTTCTTCCGCCCCCAAGGCTCATCCAGTCAGTTCTGAACCCAGAAGAATACAAGTTGATGTTGAACAGGCGCAGGCCCTTGTACGCAAGCTAGACTCCGAGAAAGGAATTGATGACAATATTTTAGGTGGATCTGATAATGATAAAATGAGCAGAGACAAATCTCATGGTGGCTCCAGTGGCCCAGTTATTATAATTAGGGGTTTAACTTCTGTTAAGGGACTGGAAGGTGCAGAACTTTTGGATACGCTCATCACTTATCTCTGGCGGATCCATGGTTTGGATTATTATGGAATGACTGAGACAAGCGAGCCCAAGGGTCTTCGGCACATTAGGCCAGAGGGAAAGGGTCCTGATGCTGCAGGTAATGGGCCTGAGTGGGAAAAGAAGCTTGATGTGCGATGGCAAGAGAGACTGAAGAGTCAGGATCCTCTGGAAATAATGACTGCTAAGGAAAAGATAGAAGCAGCTGCTGTTGAAGTATTAGATCCTTACGTGCGGAAAATAAGAGATGAGAAGTATGGATGGAAATATGGTTGTGGGGCCAAGGGATGTACAAAACTTTTTCATGCTGCTGAGTTTGTGCACAAGCATCTTAAACTGAAACATCCAGAACTGGTGATGGAAGTTACTGCCAAAGTTCGTGAAGAGCTCTATTTCCAGAACTACATGAA TGATCCTGATGCCCCTGGTGGTCAGCCTGTTATGCAGCAAACTATAGCG AGAGACAGAATGCAAAGGCGCAGGCTGGGCTTAGAAGGTCGACTAAGAGATGACCGCGGGCTCCGACGAGATCGGGAAGGTCGACCAGTTGGAGGTGAGAGATTCGATAGGTCCGACAATCCACAATCGGGTGATCTACAGTCTGACAAAGACGGTGCAGATGGAGGAAATGGAGATGACCCTATGTTTGACACTTTTGGAGGGCAGGGACTTCATGTTGCTCCTTTTGGCTCTGAAATCCCCCCTCCTCCAGTGCTGATGCCTGTTCCTGGTGCTGG TCCGTTGGGACCATTTGTTCCTGCTCCCCCTGAAGTAGCGATGCAGATGTTGCGGGAGCAGGGAGGTCCTCCCCCTTTTGAAGGTGGTGGAAGAAATGGGCGGGCTGGGCCTGCTCCTATCATCGCCTCATTTCCTGGTTTTCGACAGGATCCTCGACGATTGAGAAG CTATCAAGACTTAGATGCCCCGGAGGATGAAGTGACCGTCATAGACTACAGAAGTTTGTAG
- the LOC116210546 gene encoding protein FAR1-RELATED SEQUENCE 3 produces MDVGVIEVPKGVGHTVGADDGDSETNEGEVSNAENATPRHTGDGMSEPYVGMEFDSEDAARIFYDEYAKQNGFSLKNGPYRSNADGAVIARDFICGKEGPKRRAAHCCDAMIRVELNDQSKWVVTKFVKEHNHSMISPNKVHYLRPRRHFAGALKYATECSREAELVPSGVFYVTMDGNHVNAEPNRGTKNATVESIRLRNNAGSKNATVESNHLLNNAGSKNASVESNRPLNNAGSVNYFVRPLSRKRTLGRDAQNLLEYFNKMQAENPGFFYAMQLDEENRMVNVFWADARSRAAYSHFGDVVTVDTMYRVYQYRVPAVPFTGVNHHGQTILFGCALLLDDSEASIVWLLKTFLTAMNDRPPISIVTDQDKAIKTAVSLVFPEARHCISKWHVLREGQEKLAHVCRAHPKFQVELYNCINLTETIEEFESSWNVVIDKYDLRRNDWLQSLYTARAQWAPVYFRNSFFAAVSPNQGFDGSFFDGYVNHQTTLPIFFRQYEMALENCFEKEIQADFDTVCTTPVLKTPSPMEKQAANLYTRKIFVKFQEELVETFVYTANRIEGDGLVNTFRVAKFEDDQKAYFVRLNYSEMTANCSCQMFEYSGILCRHILTVFTVTNVLTLPSHYILKRWTRNAKNGPGLDDRVVEPQAQESLTNRYNNLCQEAMKYAEEGATSLETFNAAMSALREGRKKISSVKKNVAKVAPPTSQAGGIGYDDRNSSGAASDMTPFLWPRQDEMARQLNLNDSSIPAQSVEDLNIPRMAPVSLHRDDSLSDNMVVLPCLKSMTWVMENKDSAPGNRVAVINLKLQDYSKIPLAETEVKFQLSKVTLEPMLKSMAYISEQLSAPANRVAVINLKLQDAETSSGESEVKFQVSRDTLGAMLRSMAYIREQLSNAAEPQSDSVAKKQRR; encoded by the exons ATGGATGTTGGAGTGATCGAAGTGCCTAAGGGAGTTGGGCATACTGTAGGGGCCGATGATGGAGATAGTGAAACCAATGAGGGAGAAGTTAGTAATGCTGAAAATGCGACTCCTCGTCATACCGGGGATGGGATGTCTGAACCATATGTGGGCATGGAATTTGACTCTGAAGATGCCGCTAGAATTTTCTATGACGAGTATGCCAAACAGAATGGTTTTAGTTTGAAAAATGGTCCATATAGATCTAATGCTGATGGGGCAGTTATTGCTCGGGATTTTATATGTGGCAAAGAAGGCCCAAAAAGAAGAGCGGCACACTGTTGTGATGCTATGATTAGGGTAGAACTGAATGATCAAAGCAAATGGGTTGTGACCAAATTCGTCAAGGAACATAACCATTCTATGATCAGTCCGAATAAAGTCCATTATCTTCGACCTCGCAGGCATTTTGCGGGTGCTCTGAAGTATGCGACTGAATGCTCGCGGGAGGCGGAACTCGTTCCAAGTGGTGTTTTCTACGTTACCATGGATGGAAACCATGTCAATGCGGAGCCAAATCGGGGAACAAAGAATGCCACTGTTGAATCAATTCGTCTGCGTAATAATGCTGGGTCAAAGAATGCCACTGTTGAATCAAATCATCTGCTTAATAATGCTGGGTCCAAGAATGCCAGTGTCGAATCAAATCGTCCGCTTAATAATGCTGGGTCAGTAAACTATTTTGTTAGGCCACTGAGCCGAAAGAGGACACTAGGGAGGGATGCTCAAAATTTGCTGGAGTACTTCAACAAAATGCAGGCAGAAAATCCCGGTTTCTTCTATGCAATGCAACTTGATGAAGAAAATCGCATGGTAAATGTTTTCTGGGCGGATGCAAGATCAAGAGCAGCATATAGTCACTTCGGTGATGTTGTTACTGTGGACACTATGTACCGAGTGTATCAGTATAGAGTGCCGGCTGTGCCATTCACAGGTGTGAATCATCACGGGCAGACAATCTTGTTTGGCTGCGCCTTACTCTTGGATGACTCTGAGGCATCTATTGTCTGGTTACTAAAGACATTTCTTACAGCAATGAATGATCGGCCACCTATCTCCATAGTCACTGATCAGGACAAAGCCATAAAGACAGCAGTATCTCTGGTTTTTCCAGAAGCTCGCCACTGTATTAGCAAGTGGCATGTTTTGAGAGAAGGCCAAGAGAAGTTAGCTCATGTATGTCGCGCACACCCTAAATTTCAAGTGGAACTGTATAATTGTATCAACTTGACTGAAACTATCGAGGAGTTTGAGTCATCTTGGAATGTTGTAATTGATAAGTATGATCTGAGAAGAAATGACTGGCTTCAGTCATTATATACTGCTCGTGCTCAATGGGCACCAGTGTACTTCCGGAATTCCTTTTTTGCAGCGGTATCTCCTAATCAAGGATTTGATGGTTCCTTTTTCGATGGTTATGTAAACCACCAAACAACACTGCCGATATTCTTTAGGCAGTATGAAATGGCATTGGAGAATTGCTTTGAGAAGGAGATTCAGGCTGATTTTGATACGGTATGCACTACGCCAGTGTTAAAGACACCGTCTCCAATGGAGAAACAGGCAGCAAATCTCTATACAAGGAAAATATTTGTGAAATTCCAGGAGGAATTGGTTGAAACCTTTGTATACACAGCAAATAGAATTGAAGGCGATGGCCTGGTCAACACATTCAGGGTTGCAAAATTTGAGGATGATCAGAAGGCTTATTTTGTCAGATTGAACTATTCAGAAATGACAGCAAACTGTAGTTGCCAAATGTTTGAGTATTCGGGTATTCTCTGCAGGCATATCTTGACAGTCTTCACTGTGACTAATGTTCTCACGCTGCCATCTCATTACATTTTGAAAAGGTGGACCAGGAATGCCAAAAATGGGCCCGGGCTGGATGATCGGGTCGTGGAACCACAGGCCCAGGAGTCCCTGACAAACCGATATAATAACCTATGCCAAGAAGCCATGAAGTACGCAGAGGAAGGAGCAACATCTCTTGAGACATTTAATGCAGCAATGTCTGCCCTCAGAGAGGGTCGGAAGAAGATTTCCTCAGTGAAGAAAAATGTTGCAAAAGTTGCTCCCCCTACCTCTCAGGCTGGAGGGATCGGTTATGATGATCGCAATAGCTCTGGAGCAGCATCAGATATGACCCCATTTTTATGGCCACGGCAAGATGAAATGGCTCGTCAGTTAAACCTTAATGATTCGAGCATTCCTGCTCAATCGGTCGAGGACTTGAATATTCCGCGTATGGCTCCTGTCTCTCTTCATCGCGACGATAGTCTTTCTGACAACATG GTGGTCCTTCCCTGCCTCAAATCAATGACCTGGGTGATGGAGAATAAGGATTCAGCACCTGGAAATAGAGTAGCTGTCATTAACCTGAAG TTGCAAGATTATAGCAAGATTCCATTAGCAGAGACGGAGGTTAAGTTTCAGCTCTCGAAGGTGACATTGGAACCGATGTTGAAGTCTATGGCCTACATCAGCGAGCAGCTTTCAGCACCAGCTAATAGGGTGGCCGTCATCAACTTGAAG CTTCAAGATGCCGAGACATCCTCGGGCGAGTCTGAGGTCAAGTTTCAGGTGTCCAGGGATACATTGGGTGCTATGCTGAGATCAATGGCGTACATACGTGAACAGCTTTCGAATGCG GCCGAGCCCCAGTCAGATTCCGTAGCTAAGAAGCAACGTAGATGA